In one Macaca fascicularis isolate 582-1 chromosome 6, T2T-MFA8v1.1 genomic region, the following are encoded:
- the ATPSCKMT gene encoding ATP synthase subunit C lysine N-methyltransferase isoform X2 → MEGGGGIPLETLTEESQSRHVLPASFEAKSLQKSNWGFFLTGLVGGTLVAVYAVATPFITPALRKVCLPFVPATTKQIENVVKMLQCRRGSLVDIGSGDGRIVIAAAKEGFTAVGYELNPWLVWYSRYRAWREGYFFAVLERCYFRCASDDAAVGEET, encoded by the exons atggagggaggaggag GTATACCCCTAGAAACACTTACAGAAGAAAGTCAGTCAAGACATGTTCTACCTGCAAGttttgaagccaagagtttgcaGAAAAGCAACTGGGGGTTCTTTCTTACTGGGCTTGTGGGTGGGACCCTGGTGGCTGTGTATGCTGTAGCCACACCGTTTATAACGCCAGCCCTTCGAAaagtctgtttgccatttgtaccTGCAACTACGAAGCAGATTGAAAATGTTGTGAAAATGTTGCAATGCAGAAGAGGATCCCTTGTAGACATCGGTAGTGGCGACGGACGCATT GTAATAGCGGCTGCGAAGGAAGGGTTCACAGCAGTTGGTTATGAATTAAACCCATGGCTAGTTTGGTACTCCAGATACCGCGCTTGGCGAGAAG GTTACTTTTTCGCAGTACTCGAACGTTGTTATTTTCGGTGTGCCTCAGATG